One genomic segment of Salinigranum rubrum includes these proteins:
- a CDS encoding inositol monophosphatase family protein, producing MTNSNDPENPEGADGPGDPDGPDALADLDDIEAGIDGIEVVARAAVLAGGAELRRRYRDGDTDGEYGTHDVSAAADEAAEARMLPLVRRAFPDHAVFAEEAGEFSGRGPYRWIIDPLDGTNDFTAGLPTFASSVAVLHEGTPVLAAVHQPATDETYLARRGRGVRYDGQRVTADSDRRVEAATVATIVGRAVPRDPDLARRADAVREGLEVEVKRVISSWAPTVHSGLFARGRLQGLVQFHPDEEERAVTDLLAREAGAVTRRDGPLSVAASDDETLATLWDATEGVR from the coding sequence GTGACGAACTCCAACGACCCTGAGAACCCCGAAGGCGCTGACGGACCAGGGGACCCCGACGGTCCCGATGCTCTCGCCGACCTCGACGACATCGAGGCCGGCATCGATGGCATCGAAGTCGTCGCCCGTGCGGCCGTTCTAGCGGGCGGTGCGGAACTCCGTCGGCGCTACCGCGACGGCGACACCGACGGGGAGTACGGCACCCACGACGTGTCGGCGGCGGCCGACGAGGCGGCGGAGGCGCGGATGCTCCCCCTCGTCAGACGCGCGTTCCCCGACCACGCCGTGTTCGCCGAGGAGGCCGGCGAGTTTTCGGGTCGGGGTCCCTATCGCTGGATCATCGACCCGCTCGACGGGACGAACGACTTCACCGCTGGCCTTCCCACGTTCGCCTCGTCGGTGGCCGTCCTCCACGAGGGGACGCCGGTGCTGGCGGCGGTCCACCAGCCAGCTACCGACGAGACCTACCTCGCCCGTCGGGGGAGGGGCGTCCGCTACGACGGCCAGCGGGTGACCGCCGACAGCGACAGGCGCGTCGAGGCCGCCACGGTGGCGACCATCGTCGGCCGTGCGGTTCCGCGCGACCCTGACCTCGCACGGCGGGCGGACGCCGTCCGGGAAGGACTCGAAGTCGAGGTGAAGCGGGTCATCAGTAGCTGGGCACCGACCGTGCACTCGGGACTGTTCGCCCGCGGTCGGCTCCAGGGGCTCGTGCAGTTCCACCCCGACGAGGAGGAACGGGCGGTCACGGACCTCCTCGCGCGGGAGGCCGGCGCAGTCACGCGGCGCGACGGTCCGCTCTCGGTCGCTGCCAGCGACGACGAGACGCTCGCGACGCTGTGGGACGCGACTGAGGGAGTACGATAG
- a CDS encoding 50S ribosomal protein L11 yields the protein MAGTIEVLVPGGEANPGPPLGPELGPTPVNVQDVVSEINEQTAAFDGMEVPVTVEYDDDGSFSIEVGVPPTAALIKDEAGFETGSGEPQKEFVADLSVEQVQKIAKQKQSDLLAYDLKNAAKEVVGTCTSLGVTIEGNNPREFKERLDGGEYDELFTEEAAA from the coding sequence ATGGCCGGAACTATCGAAGTGCTCGTTCCCGGCGGCGAGGCCAATCCTGGCCCGCCGCTCGGTCCCGAGCTCGGACCGACGCCCGTGAACGTCCAGGACGTCGTCAGCGAAATCAACGAACAGACCGCCGCGTTCGACGGTATGGAGGTCCCCGTCACCGTCGAGTACGACGACGACGGCTCGTTCTCCATCGAGGTCGGCGTCCCGCCGACGGCGGCGCTCATCAAGGACGAGGCCGGGTTCGAGACCGGGTCGGGCGAGCCCCAGAAGGAGTTCGTCGCCGACCTCTCGGTCGAACAGGTCCAGAAAATCGCGAAGCAGAAGCAGTCGGACCTGCTCGCGTACGACCTGAAGAACGCGGCGAAGGAAGTCGTCGGGACCTGCACGTCCCTCGGCGTCACCATCGAGGGCAACAACCCCCGCGAGTTCAAAGAACGGCTCGACGGCGGCGAGTACGACGAGCTGTTTACGGAAGAGGCGGCGGCGTAA
- a CDS encoding PadR family transcriptional regulator, with protein MRWLQSGLRRDICVIVAELDDPTGQQAKAALERHYDDRIRPKTFHGALDALVRDGFLSRRQDGLADRYALTDAGERRLLDQHAWVASATEALAERDDRERGDGAT; from the coding sequence ATGCGGTGGCTCCAGAGCGGACTCAGACGCGACATCTGCGTCATCGTCGCCGAACTCGACGACCCGACCGGACAGCAGGCGAAGGCGGCGCTCGAACGACACTACGACGACAGAATCCGGCCGAAGACGTTCCACGGCGCGCTCGACGCGCTGGTGAGAGACGGCTTCCTCTCGCGACGACAGGACGGGCTCGCCGACCGGTACGCGCTCACCGACGCGGGCGAGAGACGGCTCCTCGACCAGCACGCCTGGGTGGCGTCGGCCACCGAAGCCCTCGCCGAGCGCGACGACCGGGAGCGAGGAGACGGTGCGACGTGA
- a CDS encoding M42 family metallopeptidase produces the protein MDDTPRQFLTDLLRTHSPSGFETRGQRVWLDYVSDIADEVWTDAYGNAVAVVEGSGSGPELAFTGHVDEIGFIVRDVTDDGFLRVGPIGGADRTVSKGQHVTVHTDDGSVQGVVGQTAIHLRDHGSEEYEDIEAQFVDVGADDEETARELVQVGDPVTFTSGMYELHGNRLAARGVDNRVGVWAAAEGLRRVAETDHEATVYAVSTVQEEVGLQGARMVGYDLDPDAVVALDVTHATDSPAVSGEKNGPVELGKGPVISRGSTNHPVLVDLLREAAEEAGVDAQLQATGVRTGTDADAFYTTRSGIPAVNVGIPNRYMHTPVEVVDTADLDSTVDLLAEFAVRAGEYDDFAVEL, from the coding sequence ATGGACGACACGCCACGGCAGTTCCTCACCGACCTCCTGCGGACGCACAGCCCCTCGGGGTTCGAGACGCGCGGGCAGCGCGTCTGGCTCGACTACGTCTCCGACATCGCCGACGAGGTGTGGACCGACGCGTACGGCAATGCGGTCGCCGTCGTCGAGGGGAGCGGGTCGGGGCCGGAACTCGCCTTCACCGGCCACGTCGACGAAATCGGCTTCATCGTCCGGGACGTCACGGACGACGGGTTTCTCAGAGTCGGCCCCATCGGCGGCGCGGACCGCACCGTCTCGAAGGGCCAGCACGTGACCGTCCACACCGACGACGGGAGCGTCCAGGGCGTCGTCGGCCAGACCGCCATCCACCTGCGCGACCACGGCTCGGAGGAGTACGAGGACATCGAGGCGCAGTTCGTCGACGTCGGCGCGGACGACGAGGAGACGGCGCGGGAACTGGTCCAGGTGGGCGACCCGGTGACGTTCACGAGCGGGATGTACGAGCTTCACGGGAACAGGCTCGCCGCCCGCGGCGTCGACAACCGCGTGGGCGTGTGGGCCGCCGCGGAGGGGCTTCGCCGCGTCGCCGAGACCGACCACGAGGCGACGGTGTACGCCGTCTCCACGGTGCAGGAGGAGGTGGGGCTGCAGGGCGCGCGGATGGTCGGATACGACCTCGACCCCGACGCCGTCGTCGCGCTCGACGTCACCCACGCCACCGATTCGCCCGCCGTTTCGGGCGAGAAGAACGGACCCGTGGAACTCGGGAAAGGGCCGGTCATCTCGCGGGGCAGCACCAACCACCCAGTGCTCGTCGACCTGCTCCGGGAGGCCGCCGAGGAGGCCGGCGTCGACGCACAGCTTCAGGCCACCGGGGTCCGGACGGGGACCGACGCCGACGCCTTCTACACGACGCGCTCGGGCATCCCGGCGGTGAACGTCGGCATTCCCAATCGATACATGCACACGCCGGTCGAGGTGGTCGACACCGCCGACCTCGATTCGACGGTCGACCTCCTGGCCGAGTTCGCGGTTCGAGCCGGCGAGTACGACGACTTCGCCGTCGAACTCTGA
- a CDS encoding acetoacetate decarboxylase family protein: MATGSESPEPRHRRLSTGHDVALPLSCRARLGGAVFAADWAPLRAALPPDLTPLRTGVRRGAVAVVGVDYHEVGTLEPYREVAVVVPVARDGVAGVPTSLTGVGGYVVDLPVTTEPARALGDEVWGFPKSVAGIDLDGTPGELSVTLFEGDRRDVELSVAPGDGPARRVRQRLTAFAYRGDDLVGVPVDLDAEVRLSRTAEGVRLARGRGRYAAVLRDLGVRPRVYAQFVASHATAEIHPPEPVERR, from the coding sequence ATGGCGACCGGTTCGGAGTCCCCTGAACCACGCCACCGACGGCTGTCCACCGGCCACGACGTCGCCCTTCCGCTCTCGTGTCGTGCGCGTCTCGGCGGCGCGGTGTTCGCTGCCGACTGGGCGCCCCTCCGAGCGGCGCTTCCGCCTGACCTGACGCCGCTCAGAACCGGTGTGCGCCGCGGCGCCGTCGCCGTCGTCGGTGTCGACTACCACGAGGTCGGAACGCTGGAGCCGTACCGCGAGGTGGCGGTCGTCGTCCCCGTCGCGCGCGACGGCGTCGCTGGCGTGCCAACCTCTCTCACTGGAGTCGGCGGCTACGTCGTCGACCTGCCGGTGACGACCGAGCCAGCCCGCGCGCTCGGTGACGAGGTGTGGGGGTTCCCGAAGTCGGTGGCCGGGATCGACCTCGACGGCACGCCGGGCGAACTCTCCGTAACCCTCTTCGAGGGGGACCGCAGAGACGTCGAACTCTCTGTCGCCCCCGGCGACGGGCCGGCGCGACGTGTCCGCCAGCGACTCACCGCCTTCGCCTACCGCGGCGACGACCTGGTCGGGGTGCCCGTCGACCTCGACGCCGAGGTTCGGCTGTCACGAACCGCGGAGGGCGTTCGGCTCGCCCGTGGACGCGGGCGCTACGCGGCGGTTCTCCGCGACCTCGGGGTCCGTCCGCGCGTCTACGCGCAGTTCGTCGCGTCGCACGCGACGGCCGAAATTCACCCGCCCGAACCGGTCGAACGACGCTGA
- the mvk gene encoding mevalonate kinase produces the protein MTLSSAPGKVYLFGEHAVVYGEPAVPCAIERRARVRVEARDDDHVRVRATDLSLDGFTVEYHGSTDERPDVDVDRSLVDAAMGYVDAAVDQARDAADAPDAGFDIVVESDIPLGAGLGSSAAVVVAGIDAATRELGHELPPEEVADRAFRAEYEVQDGQASRADTFCSAMGGAVRVEGDDCRAIDTPALPFVVGFDGGAGDTGELVAGVRRLKEEYDFAADTVESIGDIVRRGEELLTESDPSAQPSEELLTELGRLMDFDHGLLEALGVSSRSLDAMVWAARDAGAYGAKLTGAGGGGCIVALDPTPETRTALRFTPGCEDAFRAELAREGVRAEDADDGGGEEDAAIDGDVIDDGDGDGV, from the coding sequence ATGACCCTCTCGAGCGCCCCGGGCAAGGTGTACCTCTTCGGGGAGCACGCCGTCGTCTACGGCGAACCGGCGGTCCCGTGTGCCATCGAGCGACGGGCGCGCGTCCGCGTCGAGGCGCGCGACGACGACCACGTCCGCGTGCGGGCGACGGACCTGAGCCTCGACGGCTTCACCGTCGAGTACCACGGCTCCACGGACGAGCGACCGGACGTGGACGTCGACCGGTCGCTCGTCGACGCGGCGATGGGCTACGTCGACGCGGCGGTCGACCAGGCGCGCGACGCTGCGGACGCGCCGGACGCGGGCTTCGACATCGTCGTCGAGAGCGACATCCCGCTCGGGGCGGGCCTCGGCTCCTCGGCCGCTGTGGTCGTCGCGGGCATCGACGCCGCGACGCGGGAACTCGGTCACGAACTCCCGCCCGAAGAGGTGGCCGACCGCGCGTTCCGGGCGGAGTACGAGGTTCAGGACGGGCAGGCCTCGCGGGCCGACACGTTCTGCTCGGCGATGGGCGGGGCCGTCCGCGTCGAAGGCGACGACTGCCGGGCAATCGACACGCCCGCGCTCCCCTTCGTCGTCGGCTTCGACGGCGGCGCGGGCGATACCGGTGAACTCGTCGCGGGCGTTCGCCGGCTGAAAGAGGAGTACGACTTCGCCGCCGACACCGTCGAGAGCATCGGCGACATCGTCCGGCGCGGGGAGGAACTCCTCACGGAGTCGGACCCGAGCGCGCAGCCCTCGGAGGAACTCCTGACCGAACTCGGTCGGCTCATGGACTTCGACCACGGCCTTCTGGAGGCGCTCGGCGTCTCCTCGCGCTCGCTCGACGCGATGGTGTGGGCCGCCCGCGACGCCGGCGCCTACGGCGCGAAGCTCACCGGTGCCGGCGGCGGCGGCTGTATCGTCGCGCTCGACCCGACACCCGAGACCCGAACGGCGCTCCGGTTCACCCCCGGCTGTGAGGACGCGTTTCGGGCCGAGTTGGCGAGAGAGGGTGTCCGCGCCGAGGACGCGGACGACGGCGGTGGCGAGGAAGACGCGGCTATCGACGGAGATGTGATAGACGACGGGGACGGGGATGGGGTATGA
- a CDS encoding isopentenyl phosphate kinase: protein MTTVLKLGGSVVTEKDNPEQVDEVSLARTTDAVAGSEVERLVVVHGGGSFGHYHAATHGVTTTQGTHDSGAVADVHGAMKTLNRRVVDALLARDVPAVPVHPLSLGARDAEGDLTLPAGSVRTLLDEGFVPVLHGDLVAHRGKGTTVVSGDELVTSLAGSLDAERVGMCSTVPGVLDAEGEVIPHIGAFEDAAAALGGSDATDVTGGMAAKVRSLLSLGAPAFVFGPDGLGAFLAGEEAGTRIDGAGTDEDESADGE from the coding sequence ATGACGACGGTCCTCAAGCTCGGCGGGAGCGTCGTCACCGAGAAGGACAACCCCGAGCAGGTCGACGAGGTGTCCCTCGCGCGGACTACAGACGCCGTCGCCGGTAGCGAGGTGGAACGACTGGTCGTCGTCCACGGCGGGGGTTCGTTCGGACACTACCACGCCGCGACCCACGGCGTCACCACGACCCAGGGAACGCACGATTCGGGCGCAGTCGCCGACGTCCACGGGGCGATGAAGACGCTCAACCGTCGCGTTGTCGACGCCTTACTCGCCCGCGACGTCCCGGCCGTCCCCGTCCACCCGCTGTCGCTCGGCGCGCGAGACGCCGAGGGCGACCTGACGCTCCCGGCCGGGTCGGTCCGGACGCTCCTCGACGAGGGGTTCGTCCCCGTCCTCCACGGCGACCTCGTCGCTCATCGGGGGAAGGGAACGACCGTCGTCTCCGGCGACGAACTCGTGACGTCGCTGGCCGGGAGCCTCGACGCGGAACGGGTCGGGATGTGCTCGACGGTCCCGGGCGTACTCGACGCCGAGGGCGAAGTGATTCCCCACATCGGGGCGTTCGAGGACGCTGCCGCGGCGCTGGGCGGGTCGGACGCCACCGACGTGACCGGGGGGATGGCCGCGAAGGTCCGGTCGCTTCTGAGCCTCGGCGCGCCGGCGTTCGTCTTCGGCCCCGACGGGTTGGGGGCGTTCCTGGCGGGCGAGGAGGCGGGGACGCGAATCGACGGCGCGGGCACGGACGAGGACGAGAGCGCGGATGGAGAGTAG
- a CDS encoding MBL fold metallo-hydrolase codes for MRVTFLGTGSAMPTPERVQTGILVESEPLDDGDAGGNGDEDENSDGRRRRLLVDCGSGVLNRLSSTDAGYESVSTVLLTHHHLDHVADLLPLLKARWLAGEEHLEVVGPAGTKSLVDGLLDVHDYLDGRVDLRIREVGAESFTLQGFDVEGFETRHSMPCLAYRFGDDFVFSGDSEAFPGLANFASGAKMLAHDCSFPDEVDVSNHPTPSQLGEALAGTEIGRVYLTHLYPHTRGKHSEMIRSVERRFDGDVRMAKDGLRVET; via the coding sequence ATGCGCGTCACCTTCCTCGGCACCGGGAGCGCGATGCCGACGCCCGAACGGGTCCAGACGGGTATCCTCGTCGAGTCGGAACCCCTCGACGACGGCGACGCCGGCGGGAACGGCGACGAAGACGAGAACAGCGACGGACGACGCCGACGCCTGCTCGTCGACTGCGGGAGCGGCGTCCTCAATCGTCTCTCCTCCACCGACGCCGGCTACGAGTCCGTCTCGACGGTCCTCCTCACCCACCACCACCTCGACCACGTCGCCGACCTCCTCCCACTTCTGAAAGCCCGGTGGCTCGCGGGCGAGGAACACCTCGAAGTCGTCGGCCCCGCCGGGACGAAGTCACTCGTCGACGGACTCCTCGACGTTCACGACTACCTCGACGGGAGGGTGGACCTTCGAATCCGAGAGGTCGGCGCCGAGTCGTTTACCCTCCAGGGGTTCGACGTCGAGGGCTTCGAGACGCGACACTCGATGCCGTGTCTCGCGTACCGCTTCGGCGACGACTTCGTCTTCAGCGGGGACTCCGAAGCGTTTCCCGGGTTGGCGAACTTCGCGTCCGGAGCGAAGATGCTCGCGCACGACTGCTCGTTCCCCGACGAGGTGGACGTCTCGAACCACCCGACGCCCTCGCAGTTGGGCGAGGCGCTCGCCGGAACAGAGATCGGTCGAGTCTACCTCACGCACCTGTACCCACACACGCGCGGAAAGCACAGCGAGATGATACGGAGCGTCGAGCGTCGTTTCGACGGCGACGTGCGGATGGCGAAGGACGGTCTTCGGGTGGAGACCTGA